In Kordiimonas pumila, a single genomic region encodes these proteins:
- a CDS encoding serine hydrolase domain-containing protein, with product MRNFIVMVCLGLLVMGGASAAMQDTQPLPLAALEQPLAPKVEAALQGAHALTKTDADAWLDGFIPYAIKQGDVAGAVVVVTKDGEILTQRGYGYADMAARQKVDPEKTLFRVGSTSKLFTWTAVMQLVEQGKLDLDTDVNKYLDFKIPAFHDKPLTLRHILTHTPGFEDAFKGGFSFSGDVEPLGDVVKKLLPQRVFEPGTTPAYSNYATALAGYIVERVSGLSFDAYIEQKIFQPLGMDHSSFRQPLPAELQPLMAKGYPKASVDPMPFELISVPPAGSLSMTGSDGAKFMIAHLNKGAGLLAPETAKTMHAPAYGAIPGLNHMALGFYEQQINGVTAIAHGGDLINFHGYMWLFPEKNLGLMIEMNSAGADGAVALIRQALFEQFADRYFPKESAQPLVELPTAKEHAKMLAGNYFSSRSQFTTFMDIANFLDQYQVGLDQDGRPVLPAIFSGPPKKWIEVAPFVWQDAYGHERLAALVEDGKVVRWSINEISPFIVLDRMPWYRDASWLMPLFLTALFVVAVAALYWPVSALVRRRFGASLGLVGRDHSAYRAVLALSGLTVVTFLTWALVFTVEVAAMGTADWPIWLCRFLSNITFIGLPIAAIWNLIRTWKRPTTWVPKLSSTLLVIAALVILWVTLNFHLIGVGTKF from the coding sequence GTGCGCAATTTTATAGTAATGGTTTGTCTTGGTCTATTGGTTATGGGCGGTGCTTCTGCGGCCATGCAGGATACACAACCCCTGCCGCTGGCGGCGCTTGAGCAGCCCTTGGCCCCTAAAGTTGAAGCCGCTTTGCAAGGTGCACACGCGTTAACAAAAACGGACGCAGATGCTTGGCTTGACGGCTTTATTCCTTATGCGATCAAGCAAGGCGATGTCGCCGGTGCTGTTGTTGTTGTCACCAAGGACGGTGAAATATTGACGCAGCGTGGGTATGGTTATGCCGATATGGCCGCACGCCAGAAAGTCGACCCAGAAAAAACCTTGTTCCGTGTGGGATCAACATCGAAGCTCTTTACTTGGACAGCAGTGATGCAGCTCGTTGAACAGGGTAAGCTGGATCTGGACACTGACGTTAACAAGTATCTTGATTTCAAGATTCCCGCCTTTCACGACAAGCCGCTTACGCTGCGCCACATCTTGACACATACGCCGGGTTTTGAAGATGCATTTAAGGGCGGGTTCAGTTTTAGCGGAGATGTTGAACCGTTGGGCGATGTTGTAAAAAAATTGTTGCCGCAACGGGTTTTTGAGCCAGGCACAACCCCTGCTTATTCCAATTATGCGACAGCCTTGGCGGGGTATATTGTGGAACGAGTGTCGGGCCTGTCCTTTGATGCTTATATCGAGCAGAAAATATTCCAACCCCTTGGTATGGACCATTCGAGTTTCCGGCAGCCCTTGCCTGCAGAGCTCCAGCCGTTGATGGCAAAGGGGTATCCGAAGGCTTCAGTTGATCCGATGCCCTTCGAACTGATCTCCGTTCCACCAGCAGGCTCGCTGTCGATGACAGGCAGTGACGGCGCTAAATTCATGATTGCTCATTTGAACAAAGGAGCAGGTTTGCTGGCGCCTGAAACGGCAAAGACCATGCATGCACCAGCTTATGGTGCAATCCCGGGTCTTAACCACATGGCACTCGGTTTTTATGAACAACAGATCAACGGTGTTACCGCAATCGCACATGGCGGAGACCTTATCAATTTCCATGGTTACATGTGGTTGTTCCCCGAGAAGAATCTCGGGTTGATGATCGAAATGAATAGTGCTGGCGCAGATGGGGCGGTGGCCCTTATTCGTCAAGCGCTCTTTGAGCAGTTTGCTGACCGCTATTTCCCGAAAGAAAGCGCGCAGCCACTTGTGGAGCTCCCCACAGCGAAGGAACATGCAAAAATGCTGGCGGGTAACTATTTTAGCAGCCGCAGCCAATTTACCACCTTCATGGATATCGCCAACTTTCTGGACCAATATCAGGTTGGCCTCGATCAGGACGGGCGCCCCGTGCTACCGGCAATTTTTTCAGGGCCGCCTAAGAAATGGATCGAAGTCGCTCCGTTTGTTTGGCAGGATGCCTATGGCCATGAGCGTTTGGCTGCTCTTGTTGAGGACGGTAAGGTTGTTCGTTGGAGCATTAACGAGATATCACCGTTTATAGTATTAGACCGTATGCCTTGGTACCGAGATGCATCATGGCTTATGCCTTTGTTCCTGACGGCGCTATTTGTTGTTGCTGTTGCAGCCTTGTATTGGCCAGTGTCTGCGCTTGTCCGGCGCCGGTTCGGTGCGTCCCTTGGCCTCGTGGGTAGGGACCACAGTGCTTACCGTGCTGTTCTCGCTCTGTCTGGGCTTACGGTCGTTACATTCCTGACATGGGCACTGGTATTTACAGTGGAGGTCGCAGCAATGGGTACTGCTGATTGGCCTATCTGGCTGTGCCGTTTTCTCAGTAATATCACCTTTATCGGGCTACCGATTGCGGCAATTTGGAATCTGATCAGAACGTGGAAGCGCCCTACGACTTGGGTCCCAAAACTGTCTTCTACCCTACTGGTTATCGCTGCACTGGTTATTCTCTGGGTTACACTCAACTTTCACCTTATCGGTGTCGGCACCAAATTTTGA
- a CDS encoding DUF819 family protein → MSDHALIAQDADFMLLGALCLIAAAGFWIEKTRVGRNISGAASILLFSMALSNLGVLPKSAPVYNVVWAYLVPLAIPLLLLKADLRRIVEETKGMGVAFLIGAVGTIVGAVIGYALLPLGPDGPKLAGVFTATYIGGSMNMAAVIQSLQLQPSLAVASIAADNVAGVLYLSFLAAVPSIMVFQKLFGVSAIVEKRPSSGMPVDGTEMGGVVLNLQHIAFALGLALVICFFSNVTANWFGLGNFTIMFSTAFTIAVANFFPKQLKALKGDYEIGLLFMYLFFAAIGISADITALVDKAFVVLMYAACILICHAGMIFVGSRLLKIPLMEVVIASNACAAGPASAAALAAGKGRSDLVAPAVLLGVCGYAIANFIGVTLFAALG, encoded by the coding sequence ATGAGTGATCATGCGCTGATTGCGCAGGATGCAGACTTTATGTTGCTGGGCGCCCTGTGTTTGATCGCAGCTGCAGGGTTCTGGATTGAAAAAACACGGGTTGGGCGCAATATTTCTGGCGCAGCCAGTATTCTTTTGTTTTCCATGGCTCTGTCAAACCTTGGTGTCCTGCCTAAAAGCGCGCCGGTCTATAATGTTGTTTGGGCTTATCTTGTGCCGCTTGCCATTCCGCTTTTGCTTTTGAAGGCGGATTTGCGCCGTATTGTTGAGGAAACAAAAGGCATGGGGGTGGCGTTTTTGATTGGTGCTGTCGGCACGATTGTCGGCGCTGTCATTGGGTATGCATTATTGCCCCTTGGACCGGACGGGCCCAAATTGGCTGGGGTATTTACCGCGACCTATATTGGCGGGTCGATGAATATGGCTGCGGTGATCCAGTCTTTGCAGCTACAGCCATCATTGGCTGTCGCCAGCATTGCGGCCGATAATGTGGCAGGGGTGCTCTATCTGTCTTTTCTGGCTGCTGTGCCCTCAATCATGGTGTTTCAGAAACTTTTTGGTGTTTCGGCAATAGTGGAAAAACGCCCCTCGTCTGGAATGCCTGTAGATGGCACTGAAATGGGAGGGGTAGTCCTGAACTTGCAGCATATTGCTTTTGCGCTTGGGCTGGCATTGGTTATTTGCTTCTTTAGTAATGTTACGGCGAACTGGTTTGGGCTTGGTAATTTTACAATTATGTTTTCAACGGCATTTACAATCGCTGTCGCAAACTTTTTCCCCAAACAGCTCAAAGCCCTGAAAGGCGATTATGAAATTGGGTTACTTTTTATGTATCTCTTTTTCGCGGCCATTGGCATCAGCGCCGATATCACGGCACTCGTTGATAAAGCCTTTGTGGTGCTGATGTATGCGGCCTGTATCCTGATCTGTCATGCAGGGATGATATTTGTAGGTAGTCGGCTCTTGAAAATACCACTGATGGAAGTGGTTATTGCGTCCAATGCGTGCGCGGCGGGCCCTGCAAGTGCGGCTGCTTTAGCGGCGGGGAAGGGGCGATCAGACCTTGTTGCGCCGGCCGTTCTTTTGGGGGTTTGCGGGTATGCTATTGCCAACTTCATTGGTGTCACACTTTTCGCCGCTCTCGGATAA
- a CDS encoding dipeptide epimerase, with translation MKIKIERIPFPFRFAFTITGYTFTVADTVRVTLCDGVFQGRGEGVGVYYTDDMPDGMTAQLANIADKIGPKTTRADIQDFLPAGGARNALDCAMWDLEAKRAGKSIWGLLGVTPHILTSVATLGIDGPKEMAAAAVGLAKYPNLKVKLSGDDPVTRLAAVRAARPEAKLIIDVNQGWSFDELKEYAPVMKKLGVAMIEQPLPRGADEDLEDYISDVPLGADESCLSLAEYETAARRYDVINIKLDKCGGLTEGLELVKLAKRDGKGLMVGNMSGSSLSMAPAYVLGQYCQFVDIDGPVFLTKDIDNALEYGDGGVVGLPTKDLWG, from the coding sequence ATGAAGATTAAGATAGAGAGAATCCCGTTTCCTTTCAGGTTTGCGTTCACTATCACCGGCTATACTTTTACAGTAGCGGATACTGTGCGTGTAACGCTTTGTGATGGTGTGTTTCAGGGGCGCGGCGAGGGCGTTGGTGTTTATTATACTGACGATATGCCGGACGGCATGACTGCGCAGCTGGCTAATATTGCTGATAAAATTGGTCCAAAGACGACCCGCGCTGATATCCAAGATTTTCTACCAGCAGGAGGTGCGCGAAATGCGCTTGATTGTGCCATGTGGGATTTGGAAGCAAAGCGTGCGGGCAAATCTATCTGGGGGCTTTTGGGGGTAACCCCTCATATTCTAACGTCAGTGGCAACGCTGGGTATTGATGGGCCAAAAGAAATGGCAGCAGCAGCTGTGGGGCTCGCAAAATACCCAAATCTTAAGGTTAAATTGAGTGGGGATGATCCGGTTACGCGTCTTGCGGCTGTCCGAGCCGCCCGGCCAGAGGCCAAGCTTATTATCGACGTTAATCAGGGCTGGAGCTTTGATGAACTGAAAGAATATGCCCCTGTTATGAAAAAGCTGGGTGTTGCCATGATTGAGCAACCTCTGCCTAGGGGCGCTGATGAAGACCTTGAAGATTATATATCAGATGTACCGCTTGGCGCTGACGAATCCTGTTTGAGCCTTGCGGAATATGAAACCGCGGCAAGGCGCTATGATGTCATTAATATCAAGCTGGATAAGTGTGGAGGCCTGACGGAAGGGCTTGAGCTTGTGAAGCTGGCAAAACGGGATGGCAAGGGTTTGATGGTGGGTAATATGTCTGGGTCGTCGCTGTCGATGGCGCCAGCTTATGTGCTGGGTCAATACTGTCAATTTGTCGATATCGATGGGCCGGTATTTCTGACTAAGGACATTGATAATGCGCTGGAATATGGGGACGGCGGCGTCGTTGGCCTGCCAACAAAAGATTTGTGGGGATAG